From the genome of Aliarcobacter lanthieri:
CCAATATTGTCTTAAAGCTTCATTTGAAGGTGTTCTTCCACTACTTATATGTTCTTGAACTAAATATCCTTCATCTCCCAATTTCTTAAAATAACCTCTAATTGTAGCTGGAGAATATGATAAATCATACATAGATTTTAATTGTGTTGAACCAATTGGCTCTAAATGTTCTATATATGCTTTGATAATAGATTGTAATAAGAACTCTTTTTTATCTATCATAAATTATAACCATTTCATAAATTTAGCACTCTATATCTCAAACTGCTAAAGAATTATAACTTATTGAGTCAATATTTGTCAAGTGTTTTTAAATACTTTTAAAAAAATATTTATTATTCATCTAATTTGTAAACTCTATTTAGAATTTTTTCCCATTTATTGTCATTTTGCCAATCAATAATTGCTTTTTGTGTAAACTTATCTTTTGAAAATTGATATGAATCTATTTCATTAAAAGCAACAATAGGAGTTAAATCAGTTCTTTTTGAAAAAGGAAGAACTTTAAAACTAAGATTATCTAAAACTAAAGCGGATCTATTTTTGTCTTTTAAATATAGTAAAACCATATGTTTCCCAGGGCTTCCTTCTACACTTACAATTGCAAGATATAAATCTTCTTTTTTTACTCCTAACTCTAAAAGAGTAAAATATTTAGCTATAACATAATCTTCACAATCTCCAAATCCTTTAAAAAAGAACTCTTTAGGAGTCATCCAATAATCATCAATTCCTGAACTTTTACTATCAAATTCAGGTAAAGTTCTATTAATAAAAAAGTTTGTTTGTGATAATTTTTTATCTATATCAAAATTTTTAGCTTTTACTTTAAATTCCTTATATTTTTCTAATCTTTTTAAAATAGCTGTTTTTTGTTTTGAGCTATTTATAAATTTTATATCTTTTTCATTTAATTTAAATTCATAAGCAAATAAATTTATACTAAATATAAAAAAGATAATAAACTTCAAAAATATATTAATCATATATTTTTAATGCTTGATTTAATGCAGGGAATAAAGCCTCAAGATGAGTAGCATTTGATATATTAAAAATCTTTATTTGTAGATTTTTAGTATTTTCTAAATTTGAAGCAAATATCTCAACATCTTTTGGATTTTTATCTTTATTTTCTATTTCACCTACACTCAAAATTAATTTTGTTGGATTTTTAAACTCTATTTTTTTATTTTCTATATCTTTTAATATAGCAAAATCATTCCACCATATAGATGGACTAGCTGATACAAAATTTTGAAAATCATTTGGATGATTTAAAAAAGCATATAAAGTAAAAAGACCACCATAAGAGTGCCCAAATAAAGTTTGTTTATTTTTATCAATTAAATAATTTTTTTCAATAATTGGCTTTAATTGATTTTGTAAGAAACTATAAAAAGTTTCTGCTCCACCTTGAATATATTGTGAACTCCCACGATTTTCTGGAGCCTTTAGTTCTCCTTCATATGGTGGAGTATAATCAAAACTTCTTGCTTCTATATCAAAAAGTTCTCCTGAAGCATAGCCTATTGATACTATCAAAGGAGGTGTCTTTTTAGTACGATATGACATATTATCTATAGCTTGAGCCATAACTGAAGCATAAGGGAAAGTTGCATTCCCATCTAAAATATATAACACAGGATAACCATCTTTTGGTGCTACTGTTTTTGGTTTATAAACTTGTACTAAATAGTTTTGTTTATGAAATTTAGATTCTAAAGTAAACTCTTGATTTTGCTCTGCTCCAATTAAATCAATACCTTTTTGTATATTAATTTCAGAGTTTGCAAATAAAAAAACGTTTAAAAAAGCTATATAAGTAAATATTTTTAATAAATTCTTCATTTCTATCCTTTAATATTTTATTTGTGCAAGATACAAACCATTTGCACTAGCAGGAGTTTTAAATATATGTTTCTTACAATTTAATTGATTTTTTAAATCTTCTATTGTTAATTTTTTTTCATTAATAGAAAGTAAAAAACCAACCATAAGTCTAATTTGACTTCTTAGATATGAATTTGCTGTAAATTTAAAAATATAAATATTTTTATATTTATAAAACTTTGTATCAAAAATTTCTCTTTTTGTGTTCTCTTTATCACTTCCTGTTTTATGAAAGAACTTAAAATCATAAACTCCTATAAACTCTTTTATCGCACTTTTTAGAAGTTCTTCATCTACATTTTTTACATAAGTCATATATTTTGCATTAAAAGGTGTTGTAGGTTTTGTAGTAATTATATATCTATAAACTCTTTTTTTTGCACTAAATCTTGAGTGAAAATCATCACTTACTTTTGATATTTTTAAAATTTTTATAGAACTTGGAAGCCTTCTATTTAAAATATCTTTTAATTTAAAAAAGTTATCAAAATATTCTGGAATAAAACAATTAAAAACTTGTTTTGTAGCGTGAACATCTTTATCTGTTCTTCCACTAAAAATAATCTTTGTATCAATACTAAAAGTTTTAAAAATTTTTAAAAGTTCATCTTCAACTGTATTTTGATTTGGTTGCTTTTGACTTCCAAAGTATAAACTTCCATCATAAGAACAAATAAATTTCAAATTCAAATCAATACTCTTTTTTTATTGTCTTACTGTATAAAATATAACTTGAAAATAACCAAATAGAAGGAATAATATAAAGTGAATGTAATAAAAATCTATCTCCAATATATTTTATAAATATATAATATATAACTACTGTAATAATAGAATAAATTACTGTTCTATTTTTATCATATCTTGGATTAAAATATCCATAGATTATAACTAAAAATATAGATATTAAAGGAAATATCGAAGTTAGTATAAAGAATATAAAAGAATCATTATCCAAATTATATTTTAAACTTAAAATCCAATAATTAAAACTAGTTGTAAAAGAATTAATCTGGTTATCCTTTATAACTTCATTAATATACATTTCATCATAATTTATCTGATTTAAAGAATCTTTTTCTAGTATAAAGATTTTTCCATCTAATAATTTAAAGATCAAATAGCCATCATTATCTAAAAAAGCTTCCTTCGCAATAATAAATTGTTCATTCTCATTATTATTACTTGCTTTTAATAATTTAACATCTTTAAAAATATTATTTTCCTTAGAATTTATAAAAATAAGCCATTCTCCAAATTTTTGACCAAATTCACTTTCTCTTATATTAAAATTTGCTTCAGCCTTTTTTACATTAATAAATTCATTCATTGAATATTTTGTTTTAGGAATTAAACCTAATGTTAAAATCAGAGAAGTTATAGATACAAAAATTGTGATAGGTAAAAATGATTTTATAATTCTTATTGGTCCAACTCCAAAAGATGTAATCACAGTAAGTTCATACTCACCTGATAACTTTGAAATACTTATTGATAGTGATATAAAAAAAGATATAGGAAATGTAAAAAGTAAAATTTGAGGAATAGTATAACTGTAAAGTTCAAATAACTCAAAAAAATTTATTGTAATAACTGATGTTAAAGATACAATTCTTACTAAAAAAACAACCGATGTTATAAAAAACAACCCTAAAAATATTGGGAAAAAAGTAAGTGATAGTTGCGAATATAAATAATTATTTAATCTCAATAAAAATCCTTCAAATAGCTAAAAATATTTAAAAAAAACTCTAAAAAAAATGCAAATACTAAAGATGGAATAAATGGAATCTCATTGTCTTTTTTCATTATTCTTATATAAATTATATGTATTATACCAATAATTGCACTTAAGAATATAGTAAAAATTGCTTCTTGTAATCCTAAAATAACTCCTATTGATGCAATTAATGGTATATCCCCTTCACCTAAAGCAGTTTTTGTTTTTAAACTCTCATCATTTAAAATCTTTGATTTTATATTTTGTATATAAAAAGTAACTAAAAAATTTAGTAAAACCATAGCACCACTTAAAAGTAAAGCATTTTGGAAAGATGTTATAAAATCAAATTTTGTTATAAAAAATGATAAAACTAAAACAACTAAAAGTAAATAATCAGGAACCGCCTTATATTTTAAGTCATATGAACAAAGAACTAATAGAATATAAAAAAATATTGAATATTGAATAAATACAATCCCTAAATGAAATTTAGAAAATAGTAATATTATTACAAAAAAAGATGAAATTATTACTTTTAAACTTTTATAATGCTCCAAATCTTCTTTGCCTTTTTTTAAAATCTTCTAGTATAAGTTCAAGTTCATTACTATTAAAATCTGGCCATAATGTATTTGTAAAAAATAACTCTGCATAAGCATTTTGCCATAGTAAATAATTTGAAAGCCTTATTTCACCACTTGTACGAATAAGTAAATCAACATTACTAAATCCTGCTGTATCAAGACAAGATTCAAAATTTTCTTCTGTTATTTCTAATTTTTTTTCATTTAACTTTTTTATTGCTCTAACTATTTCATCTTTTGATCCATAATTTAAAGCTAAAACTTGAGTTAAATTTTTATTATTCAAAGTTTTTTCTTCAACTTCTTTTATAGTCTTTTGTAATGAGTTTGAAAATTTACTTAAATCTCCAATAGCTTTAAATCTAATTTCATTTTTCATTAAAGTTTCTAATTCATTTTTTAAAAACTTTTCTAAAAGTTTCATCAAATACTCAACTTCAAGTTTTGGTCTATTCCAGTTTTCAGTAGAAAAAGCATATAAAGTAAGATACTTTATACCAACTTTTGTACAATAAGTTGTAATTTCTCTTACAACTTTTGCTCCTTCTTCATGTCCTGCTGTTCTTTTAAGCCCTCGTTGTTTAGCCCATCTTCCATTTCCATCCATTATTATGGCTATGTGTTCTGGTTTTCCTTCTTCAACCATTATTTAAACTCTTTTTCTAAACTATTTAAAATTTCTAAAGATATCTCTAATTTCTCACCAGTAAAATTAAAAATTTTATCTTTTAAAATAAGTTCTATTATATTATCATCACTTCCAAATGTATTATTTTCATCTAAAATATTTAAACAAACAGCATCAAGATTCTTGTTTTTTAACATATTTTGTGCATTAATTTTTGCATTTTCTTTATCCATCTCTGCTTTAAATCCAATAGAAAAAATATCTTTTTTATCTATATTCATTAAAATATCAATATTCTGAACTAAATTTAAACTAAAACTTTCACCTAAACTCTCTTTTTTTAGTTTTCCTTTAAAAGTTTTTTCAGGAATATAATCGCTAACAGCAGCAACCATAAATAAAAAACTCTTCTTTAATCTTTTTTGATTTAATTTTTCATTAAGATTTAAAAACATACTCTGTGAACTATCAACAATTTTCAAATCTACATTTAATGGTAATTTTTCATATCCTCTTGTAGATATCAAACTAACATCTGCTCCTAAATAATATAATGCAGTTGCTAATCTTGTAGCCATTTTACCACTTGAAAAGTTTGAAATATATCTTACATCATCAATTCTTTCAAGTGTTCCTCCTCCACTTAAAACAACTTTTCTATCTTCCCAATAAGATTTCTTTAAAAGTTCTCTTACTGTTTCATGAAAAATTTCTATTGGATCAGCCATAGCTCCATTCCCAATATCTTTACAAACTAGCTCTTTTGTTTGAGTTTGTAAAATTTTAAAACCTAAGGCTTTTAAAGCTTCAATATTATTTTTTGTAATTGAGTTTTCAATCATATTTGTATTTGCAGCAGGTGATAAAATAATAGTTTTTTTACAAGCAAGAACTGTTTGTAAAAGTAAATTATCAGCCAAACCACAAGCTATTTTATTTATAGTATTTGCACTAATTGGAGCAATTACAAAAATATCTGCCCATTTTGTAATATCTATATGATTATAATCTTTGTTTTTATCCCAACTTTCAGTATTTTCATCTAAAATATTATTTTGTGAAATAGCTTCAAAAGTAATAGGATTTATAAATTTTTTAGCACCATTAGTCATTAAAACTCGTACATTTGCACCAGCTTTAATGTAAAATCTTATCAGTTCTAAACTTTTGTAAATTGCAATAGAACCAGTAACTGCCAAAAGTATATTTTTATTTTTTAAAAGCATTATTTTTTCTTACTTTCAAAATGTTTATAGAAGTAACCATCTATAACTCTTTCTTTTACTCTAGTTACGTAAAGTTCACCTTTTTTTATATCATTTGTTACAGTTGTTCCTGCTCCAATTATTACATCATCTTCAACTGTTATTGGAGCAACAAATTGTGTATCACTTCCTACAAAAACATTTTTACCTATAATTGTTTGATGTTTTTTTACTCCATCGTAGTTACAAGTTATTGTTCCACAACCAATATTTGTTCCTTCATCAATAAAACAATCTCCAAGATAACTTAAATGTCCAGCTTTAACTCCTGTTAAAACTGCTTTTTTTGTTTCTACAAAATTTCCAATATGAGTAGACATTATCTTACTATCAGGGCGAATTCTTGCCATTGGTCCAATATCACTATTTTCAACTAAAGAGTTTTCTACAATACTATTAGTTTTTATATGTGAATTTATAATCTTTGAGTTTCCTAAAATTGTTACACCATTTTCAATTATACTTTCGCCCTCTATTTGAACACCCTCTTCTATATATATAGTATCAGGTAATCTCATAATAACTCCAGATTTCATAAACTCTTTTTTTATTCTATTTTGATGTATTACTTCAGCATCTGAAAGTTCTACTTTAGAGTTAACTCCTTTAAAATTCTCTTCATTAACAATTAAAGGTTTTAAAACTTTATTTTGCTTTATTGCTATTTCTACTAAATCAGTTATGTAAAACTCTTTTTGTGCATTATTATTATTTAATTTTGGTAAATTTTCAAGTAAAAACTTTGTTTCAAATTGATAAATACCAGCATTAGCTGTTGTAATTTGAAGTTCATCAATACTTGCATCTTTTTGTTCAACTATTTTTTTTACAGTTCCATTCTCAATAATAACTCTTCCATATCCATCAGCACTTTTTAATTCTAAAACAGACATTACAATAGTAGCATCAATATCAAATTTATGTAATTCATTTGCTTGTATTAATGGCATATCTCCATTTAAAACCAAAACTTTATTATATTTTGGAATGATGCCCATAACTGCACCACCTGTTCCAGGATAATTTAAATGATCTTGTATCACGAAACTTATATTTGAAAAATATTTTTCCATTTCAGATTTTACTCTTTCAAACTGATGATATAAAACAACTGTTACATCATCACTAAGTTTTAAAGCCTCTTTTATAGAATAATAAAGCATTGGTTTGCCAGAAATCTTATGTAAAACTTTAGGAAGTTCTGATTTCATTCTCGTTCCAGCACCAGCAGCTAATATAATTATTGATTTTTTATTCATTTTTAACCTTTTTAAGCTAAAGCTTCATTTATTTCTTTTTTTAAATTTGTAACAACTTCAATCAAAGCATTTCTCATTTTATGATCACTAATATCATCAGCAACTAAAAATTTATCTAAACCTTTTTCTTTAGTTTTAAAAAACTGTGCAACTTTTTTATTTTTAGGATTATTATTATACATCAAAATACCAGAGGAAATCAGTGTAACTACAAGTCTTGTATGTCCTAAAATAGCAGCATAATTCAAGATATTAAATCCACTATTATCAGGTAAATTCATATCAGCTCCAGCAGAAATTAACCATCTTGCTATTTGATAATTTCCTTTCCATTGTGTATGATGCAGTGCTGTTCTACCATGACTATCTTTTAAATTTAAATTTGCTTTTTTAACCATAAGCTTTTCAACAACTACTAAATCATCAGCAATAACGGCTTTATGAATTACTGTTTTACCATCTTTATATTGTACATCAAGATTTACTTTATATTTTAAAAAGTTCTGTAAACGTTTTACAAAATAGGCTTTTAGTGTTCTATCTTCTATTTTTAAACCTTCTTCAATCATATACATCAAAGGGGTATACCCATCATAATCAATACAATTTACATCTATTCCATATTCAACTAAAATATCAAGAATTTCAAAACTATCGTAATCAACTAATTCAAATACAAGATTTCTACCATTTACTTTTCTATGATTTATATCAGCACCATTTGCTAATGCTTTTTTTAATAAAATATCAAATTCACCATCATCTTTTAAA
Proteins encoded in this window:
- a CDS encoding transglutaminase-like cysteine peptidase; the protein is MINIFLKFIIFFIFSINLFAYEFKLNEKDIKFINSSKQKTAILKRLEKYKEFKVKAKNFDIDKKLSQTNFFINRTLPEFDSKSSGIDDYWMTPKEFFFKGFGDCEDYVIAKYFTLLELGVKKEDLYLAIVSVEGSPGKHMVLLYLKDKNRSALVLDNLSFKVLPFSKRTDLTPIVAFNEIDSYQFSKDKFTQKAIIDWQNDNKWEKILNRVYKLDE
- a CDS encoding alpha/beta hydrolase, producing MKNLLKIFTYIAFLNVFLFANSEINIQKGIDLIGAEQNQEFTLESKFHKQNYLVQVYKPKTVAPKDGYPVLYILDGNATFPYASVMAQAIDNMSYRTKKTPPLIVSIGYASGELFDIEARSFDYTPPYEGELKAPENRGSSQYIQGGAETFYSFLQNQLKPIIEKNYLIDKNKQTLFGHSYGGLFTLYAFLNHPNDFQNFVSASPSIWWNDFAILKDIENKKIEFKNPTKLILSVGEIENKDKNPKDVEIFASNLENTKNLQIKIFNISNATHLEALFPALNQALKIYD
- the truA gene encoding tRNA pseudouridine(38-40) synthase TruA, with product MNLKFICSYDGSLYFGSQKQPNQNTVEDELLKIFKTFSIDTKIIFSGRTDKDVHATKQVFNCFIPEYFDNFFKLKDILNRRLPSSIKILKISKVSDDFHSRFSAKKRVYRYIITTKPTTPFNAKYMTYVKNVDEELLKSAIKEFIGVYDFKFFHKTGSDKENTKREIFDTKFYKYKNIYIFKFTANSYLRSQIRLMVGFLLSINEKKLTIEDLKNQLNCKKHIFKTPASANGLYLAQIKY
- a CDS encoding LptF/LptG family permease; protein product: MRLNNYLYSQLSLTFFPIFLGLFFITSVVFLVRIVSLTSVITINFFELFELYSYTIPQILLFTFPISFFISLSISISKLSGEYELTVITSFGVGPIRIIKSFLPITIFVSITSLILTLGLIPKTKYSMNEFINVKKAEANFNIRESEFGQKFGEWLIFINSKENNIFKDVKLLKASNNNENEQFIIAKEAFLDNDGYLIFKLLDGKIFILEKDSLNQINYDEMYINEVIKDNQINSFTTSFNYWILSLKYNLDNDSFIFFILTSIFPLISIFLVIIYGYFNPRYDKNRTVIYSIITVVIYYIFIKYIGDRFLLHSLYIIPSIWLFSSYILYSKTIKKEY
- a CDS encoding prepilin peptidase — translated: MEHYKSLKVIISSFFVIILLFSKFHLGIVFIQYSIFFYILLVLCSYDLKYKAVPDYLLLVVLVLSFFITKFDFITSFQNALLLSGAMVLLNFLVTFYIQNIKSKILNDESLKTKTALGEGDIPLIASIGVILGLQEAIFTIFLSAIIGIIHIIYIRIMKKDNEIPFIPSLVFAFFLEFFLNIFSYLKDFY
- a CDS encoding di-trans,poly-cis-decaprenylcistransferase gives rise to the protein MVEEGKPEHIAIIMDGNGRWAKQRGLKRTAGHEEGAKVVREITTYCTKVGIKYLTLYAFSTENWNRPKLEVEYLMKLLEKFLKNELETLMKNEIRFKAIGDLSKFSNSLQKTIKEVEEKTLNNKNLTQVLALNYGSKDEIVRAIKKLNEKKLEITEENFESCLDTAGFSNVDLLIRTSGEIRLSNYLLWQNAYAELFFTNTLWPDFNSNELELILEDFKKRQRRFGAL
- the coaBC gene encoding bifunctional phosphopantothenoylcysteine decarboxylase/phosphopantothenate--cysteine ligase CoaBC; the protein is MLLKNKNILLAVTGSIAIYKSLELIRFYIKAGANVRVLMTNGAKKFINPITFEAISQNNILDENTESWDKNKDYNHIDITKWADIFVIAPISANTINKIACGLADNLLLQTVLACKKTIILSPAANTNMIENSITKNNIEALKALGFKILQTQTKELVCKDIGNGAMADPIEIFHETVRELLKKSYWEDRKVVLSGGGTLERIDDVRYISNFSSGKMATRLATALYYLGADVSLISTRGYEKLPLNVDLKIVDSSQSMFLNLNEKLNQKRLKKSFLFMVAAVSDYIPEKTFKGKLKKESLGESFSLNLVQNIDILMNIDKKDIFSIGFKAEMDKENAKINAQNMLKNKNLDAVCLNILDENNTFGSDDNIIELILKDKIFNFTGEKLEISLEILNSLEKEFK
- the glmU gene encoding bifunctional UDP-N-acetylglucosamine diphosphorylase/glucosamine-1-phosphate N-acetyltransferase GlmU, with the protein product MNKKSIIILAAGAGTRMKSELPKVLHKISGKPMLYYSIKEALKLSDDVTVVLYHQFERVKSEMEKYFSNISFVIQDHLNYPGTGGAVMGIIPKYNKVLVLNGDMPLIQANELHKFDIDATIVMSVLELKSADGYGRVIIENGTVKKIVEQKDASIDELQITTANAGIYQFETKFLLENLPKLNNNNAQKEFYITDLVEIAIKQNKVLKPLIVNEENFKGVNSKVELSDAEVIHQNRIKKEFMKSGVIMRLPDTIYIEEGVQIEGESIIENGVTILGNSKIINSHIKTNSIVENSLVENSDIGPMARIRPDSKIMSTHIGNFVETKKAVLTGVKAGHLSYLGDCFIDEGTNIGCGTITCNYDGVKKHQTIIGKNVFVGSDTQFVAPITVEDDVIIGAGTTVTNDIKKGELYVTRVKERVIDGYFYKHFESKKK